A single region of the Mus caroli chromosome 16, CAROLI_EIJ_v1.1, whole genome shotgun sequence genome encodes:
- the Atp5pf gene encoding ATP synthase-coupling factor 6, mitochondrial, translated as MILQRIFRLSSVLRSAVSVHLKRNIGVTAVAFNKELDPVQKLFVDKIREYKSKRQASGGPVDVGPEYQQDLDRELYKLKQMYGKGEMDTFPTFKFDDPKFEVIDKPQS; from the exons ATGATTCTGCAGAGGATCTTCAGGCTCTCCTCTGTCCTTCGGTCAGCAGTCTCTGTGCATCTCAAGAGGAACATTGGTGTTACAGCTGTGGCCTTTAATAAGGAACTTGATCCTGTACAGAAACTCTTCGTGGACAAGATAAGAGAGTACAAATCAAAGCGACA GGCATCTGGAGGACCTGTTGATGTTGGCCCAGAGTATCAGCAAGATCTGGACAGAGAGCTTTATAAGCTTAAACAAATGTATGGTAAAGGAGAGATGGATACGTTTCCTACCTTCAAATTTGATG ATCCCAAATTTGAAGTCATCGACAAACCCCAGTCCTGA